TGCGGCAGGCGATCAGGCCCCAGCCTTCCAGCCCACCATTCTGCGGCATGTAGGTGGCAAGCTCGGCGTCCGTTGGCCGGCGGTACCAGTCCGCTTCATAGAGGCGCACGCCCCCAGGACCCTCGCCCGGACCATAGGCCGCGCGCGAGTCCGTGCCCTTGCCGTTGCTGTCGGAGCCTTGCGCGCTGCCCTTCATCTTGCCGATGTCGGCGGCGGCAAGGTCGCTCTTCGACATGTGGATGAAGCCGGGGATGCCATCCTCTGCGTCGGGGCGCTCCACTTGCTTCTGGATGGTGATCGGCGGCTTGGGCGTGGCCGTGGCCGGCTGCGGCTTGGCGCGGGTGGCCACGTGCGGCGCTTTCGGCCGTGCCTGGGTGGTGCGCGCGGCCTTGTTCGGATTGTCCGCCTCGACGCTGAAGGTCACCGTGCGCCGCTGGTTCGCCCGCTCGGGCGCGACCACCGCCTGGGATACGAAGGCGAGCACCACCAGCACGATGATGCCGATCGACAAGGCGGACGATATCAGCCGCTCGCGCGGGGATCCCGGCTGATACCCGGTGCGGGGCCGTTCACTGTCCGAGTCCATCGCGCGCGGCGCTAGCCGGGAAGCGGATGTGCGGCAATCGCGCGATGAGGTCGCGACAATTCATTACGAGCGGGCTGGATCAATCCTCCCCCTGCAAGGGGAGGATCTGGCGTCAGGCGAGATTCGCCGGCCCGAACGCGTGGGGCAGCAACGCGGAGAGCGTGGTCTCCACCACGTCGTCACCATCGCACCAGACCACCGGGTCGGTCCCGCCCAGTTGCGCCACTTCGTTGAGCATCTGCCGGCACCGTCCGCATGGGCTGACCGTCGCGCCCTGCCCGGGTCGGCCCGGCGCGCCGCCGGTGACGGCCACGGACACCAGGTCCCGCCGCCCGCCCCCGCTCAGCACTTTGCCGACCGCCACCGTCTCGGCGCACAGCGACAAGCCGTAGCTCGCGTTCTCGACGTTGGCCCCGGTCACCACCGAGCCGTCGGCGAACAGCAGCGCGGCGCCGACGTGGAAGTTCGAATAGGGCGCATAGGCGCTCGCTGCTGCCTTCCGCGCCAGCTCCAGCAGTTCGTCGCGCTCGATCATCGCTGGATCACCACCCAGCGCAAGCCCTGGTCCGACACTTCGTTCGCGAGCGCAGTGTTCGCCGTCCACATCGTCCATGGCCGCCCTGCATAGTCGGGCTGCACGCGGTCCTCCACCAGCCACAGGTTGCGGTCGAGCTTGCGCGCCACGCCGTAGCGCGCCTC
The window above is part of the Novosphingobium sp. 9U genome. Proteins encoded here:
- a CDS encoding cytidine deaminase, translated to MIERDELLELARKAAASAYAPYSNFHVGAALLFADGSVVTGANVENASYGLSLCAETVAVGKVLSGGGRRDLVSVAVTGGAPGRPGQGATVSPCGRCRQMLNEVAQLGGTDPVVWCDGDDVVETTLSALLPHAFGPANLA